In Rhinatrema bivittatum chromosome 11, aRhiBiv1.1, whole genome shotgun sequence, a single window of DNA contains:
- the PRX gene encoding periaxin isoform X2, whose translation MPVKKKKVKSPADVSGEGTFEDGGNLDVEISPGMMEIPPVDVEFALPRFPGLMKAKGEVGAGVTMKGPDALEDRSPTEKKHRKLKLPRLRVKEAAAVKSLNVGIQEPSSQIDVAPPRSNMEMQVSEGKAKVKTPKFGILFPRTKKPKVDVMLAKKEVEISVPEAGIEIQKDINFKPPEVELDMSLIPGKSEVTVLKPKIDGRSVDFKAEVEATDDFNQGEGLLVKLPKFGLSPKKLDIKVKGGLPVAQGDVEVGGLEGKLKMPQIPKVDISLPRVEGESRSGIDFGLEAEGFEGLSKPGIQLPSVDIDIPKIDVDISLPKVEGDAEMIGSIETPDTSLKEESFKVKMPTFGVSAQMPDVDLHVPRPQALGDVKVEGPEVELKMPKMKAPKFGISLSKDKTEGDMDVSLVQPKVHADNLDEKYKPGFKMPSLNIAVPTVDLDITVPKGQMEVTGEVSKDIVGHPTEASIEIPDVTMKMPKIKLPKFGARGKEGDVDSHLLPPNVEGEMKVPQAKVKVGKIESPDIKAKGRKIKLPTFGISLTKDKHDVAIPKVDIKAEESEISTKGQLQFPEVKMPSIDISTPKLPDVQLPQAKLEISGPAVARDIKAPEMEGVEGSDYKLKIPKVDFLVKADKPDLDIQVSPPKIGLPKLEMEIGERDLELKGGKMSVPKLDLSLPEMKPIEPYISPPKAELEISVGKPKVDLRVPRVEANVKGPKMEIDSSETKLSFPSVKLPSLDVDLSKVDVDLNLPKPKAEVLASHLEETDVKLKMPKIPLSKFSGKDMDVEIDVPTPKLMVDVKMPHIEADLKGADVEFPHLTDKGLKISIPKPIISVGKKELTGKEMETEQKLKAKINSMIPQVEIEAPDMASSLEAKLKLPTVEVPSVKMSAPKVPDVDIDAHIPIVSAELMGKADTNLGFAGDAEAKGKMAKFSFPKFGISGSKTKKGDVEVEADSTDAVTKESKLKMPKFGISLTKNKHEADIGGVAAISKPALELEVKAPKGKIEVARPHIEIDSSKAKVRLPVVQIPKVDISAPKVDVDINLPEGKLDVSDEGNTDLPRAVIDRPSEINIEVPDVKLKMPKFSFPRFGTKGKEHELGIDLEGSRASAKRGDSLEIVSGGLDISLTDSKTKDKEVKMKMPKFKIPSFGISKKDVDVSKPRVEAGIAIPTIDVTVKKDRAEVMEAEMSAESPDGKLKTPFIKMPKFKMPSPKGKASEGEVKMDTGVDIQGPDVQIKMPTIAFPKFGMKDAIIDSGTDISLPNAKVGLVGGLETSQGTRKTGKVEIPALEVSAPHTMPSLQISVPGVQIGSEVSVPKPVVDISATEFKGPQGDLRIPHMPSIDISSPKVELDISLPKTKADTAVELGAGDEIGLSKSETKLKMPKVELPKFGTLEDKDQDANVEVNGKKIKAPAINVTGQKVMLDIKGPLYGTEDTEETLKGAKIRMPKLDISLPKVRTSDSDLPFAEREIGMEGHGFREEEMESKFALPSVELPKISTPKLRAPDVELDISLGTERDYSLGSNSGRSDVQMKTHQVETHGPDIEDSSFKLKMHKIKMPKFGGPSAEVKGMEGDVDLGLSKIGIMNIMPSKVEGRFEAPSAEGGIKGVKIKIPRLQIGSSKEKTEEDILLGTEGEAVTATTDMKPQEVEAHGDSRKFKIKMPTFGISRSSVDTKEVEAGTRPSHLVTDEAEFRLKLPHISIPDVGFSAGEGGEGEVALDRGQAKAGYSVDAKFKGPKVELEQSASTEDLGVGLGVLDTKLKMPRIKMPAIEISGWKDKTDDDMTVALEGKKEFQMEDPEGNTPQFKMPGIEIAAPKIKMQAEYAADGTKFESGVSGDAEIAVSGKVKMTDKAHQKGDFSGDEVGKISKVKLPKFEIDLPEVDLDISSPKLNVETKDAQMKAEHELKSQEGKVKVPKVKKAVFVLAKPKKKEADTSFGLLKSDVDAAAGSMEGKVHTSEVKLKMPKIKMKPSFGISRSKPKGTQVNGEFDVSLREEGNAELSLEDKGKLSKLKFPKLGFATSKPESLDINVNGTGPSSSSAQINGEHNLSLQDNKVKLGKLKFPNVEFSSPYKTKEVDTEMSQNLVKTEEPASKDETFGSTFTAVKAPKFKSPKISFSGFKKKVEKGEELDASGNLVTSPARTEMATLEKGGDGESKAGIAKISLGFITSKSKGEYIVDNSEISLASGTSKEATSAKAVDPSEAESKDKSAKFKLPKFSLSPKSRGVLEIRSQEQEKRGYFQEMEEEGPSGGFKISMPQVGFTAEEQIIEQKGGSSTRMYKTKKLNSETVNEKSTSI comes from the coding sequence ATGCCTGTGAAAAAGAAGAAAGTGAAAAGCCCTGCAGATGTGTCAGGAGAAGGGACTTTTGAAGATGGGGGAAACTTGGATGTGGAGATCTCGCCTGGCATGATGGAGATTCCACCAGTTGATGTTGAATTTGCTCTACCGAGGTTCCCTGGGCTCATGAAGGCCAAAGGTGAGGTGGGAGCTGGAGTTACCATGAAAGGTCCAGATGCCTTGGAGGATCGCTCCCCTACAGAAAAGAAACATAGGAAGTTGAAATTACCGAGGCTGAGAGTGAAGGAGGCGGCAGCTGTGAAAAGCCTTAATGTGGGAATCCAGGAGCCTAGTAGCCAGATAGATGTGGCACCCCCACGAAGTAACATGGAAAtgcaagtttctgaaggaaaggctaaagttaaAACTCCAAAATTTGGAATATTGTTTCCAAGAACCAAGAAGCCCAAAGTGGATGTGATGCTGGCGAAGAAAGAAGTTGAAATCTCTGTTCCTGAGGCAGGTATAGaaattcaaaaggacataaatTTCAAGCCCCCTGAAGTGGAACTCGATATGTCACTGATACCAGGGAAGTCTGAGGTCACTGTACTGAAACCTAAGATTGATGGCAGAAGTGTGGATTTCAAAGCTGAAGTGGAGGCAACAGATGACTTTAATCAAGGAGAAGGCCTTTTAGTTAAACTGCCCAAATTTGGCTTATCTCCCAAGAAATTGGACATTAAGGTCAAAGGAGGTCTGCCAGTCGCTCAAGGTGATGTTGAAGTGGGAGGCCTAGAAGGCAAGCTGAAGATGCCCCAAATTCCCAAAGTTGATATTTCTTTACCAAGAGTAGAAGGTGAAAGCAGATCTGGAATAGACTTTGGCTTAGAAGCAGAAGGGTTTGAGGGATTGTCTAAGCCTGGAATACAACTTCCATCTGTTGACATAGACATCCCAAAAATAGATGTTGACATAAGTTTGCCAAAAGTTGAAGGGGATGCTGAAATGATAGGAAGCATAGAAACTCCAGATACCAGCCTGAAAGAGGAaagttttaaagtgaaaatgcCAACATTTGGTGTCTCTGCCCAAATGCCCGATGTTGACTTGCATGTGCCTCGACCTCAAGCTTTAGGAGACGTTAAAGTGGAAGGTCCAGAGGTAGAGTTAAAAATGCCTAAAATGAAGGCCCCAAAATTTGGAATTTCTTTGTCCAAAGACAAAACAGAAGGAGACATGGATGTTTCACTAGTCCAGCCCAAGGTGCATGCTGATAACCTGGATGAGAAATACAAGCCTGGATTCAAAATGCCCTCTCTTAACATAGCAGTACCTACAGTAGACTTGGACATAACTGTCCCAAAGGGACAGATGGAAGTCACTGGTGAAGTGTCTAAGGATATTGTTGGACACCCTACTGAAGCCAGCATTGAAATTCCAGATGTGACTATGAAAATGCCAAAGATAAAGCTCCCAAAATTTGGAGCCAGAGGTAAAGAAGGTGATGTGGATTCCCATTTATTGCCTCCAAATGTTGAAGGGGAGATGAAGGTTCCCCAGGCCAAAGTTAAAGTTGGCAAAATTGAAAGCCCTGATATCAAAGCAAAAGGCCGTAAGATTAAATTGCCAACCTTTGGCATCTCTTTGACAAAAGACAAGCATGATGTGGCCATACCTAAAGTGGATATAAAGGCGGAAGAATCTGAAATTAGTACCAAGGGGCAATTACAGTTTCCTGAAGTTAAAATGCCATCAATTGATATTTCTACCCCAAAACTGCCAGATGTACAACTACCACAGGCTAAACTAGAGATTTCAGGACCTGCAGTTGCCAGGGATATTAAAGCACCTGAAATGGAAGGTGTTGAAGGTTCAGACTATAAATTGAAAATACCCAAAGTTGATTTTTTGGTCAAAGCAGATAAGCCTGACTTAGACATCCAAGTATCTCCCCCCAAAATTGGATTACCAAAATTAGAAATGGAAATTGGAGAAAGGGACCTGGAACTAAAAGGTGGCAAAATGTCTGTCCCAAAGTTGGATCTCTCTTTGCCTGAAATGAAACCTATTGAACCGTACATTTCCCCACCGAAAGCTGAGTTGGAAATTTCTGTGGGAAAACCAAAAGTTGACCTAAGAGTCCCCAGAGTTGAAGCTAATGTAAAAGGACCTAAGATGGAAATAGACAGCTCTGAAACAAAGTTGAGTTTTCCTTCTGTCAAATTGCCCTCCCTTGATGTTGATCTATCCAAAGTTGATGTTGACCTTAACTTGCCAAAGCCCAAGGCTGAAGTCCTTGCTTCTCATTTGGAAGAAACTGATGTCAAATTGAAGATGCCAAAAATACCTCTTTCAAAGTTTAGTGGGAAGGATATGGATGTTGAAATTGATGTGCCAACTCCAAAGCTTATGGTTGATGTCAAAATGCCACATATTGAGGCAGATCTTAAGGGAGCAGATGTTGAATTTCCACATCTGACTGACAAGGGTCTAAAGATCTCCATACCTAAACCAATTATTTCAGTAGGAAAAAAGGAGCTCACTGGTAAAGAAATGGAAACTGAGCAGAAACTAAAGGCCAAAATAAACAGTATGATTCCTCAAGTGGAGATAGAAGCTCCTGATATGGCATCAAGCTTGGAAGCCAAACTAAAACTTCCTACAGTTGAGGTTCCTTCTGTCAAAATGTCTGCACCTAAGGTTCCAGATGTTGATATTGATGCCCATATTCCCATAGTTTCTGCAGAACTAATGGGGAAAGCAGATACTAATCTTGGCTTTGCTGGTGACGCTGAAGCCAAAGGCAAAATGGCAAAGTTTTCATTCCCGAAATTTGGAATTTCTGGAAGTAAAACAAAGAAAGGGGATGTGGAGGTAGAAGCAGACAGTACTGATGCTGTGACAAAAGAGTCTAAATTGAAAATGCCAAAGTTTGGAATATCTTTGACAAAAAACAAGCATGAAGCTGACATAGGGGGTGTAGCAGCTATTTCTAAACCAGCTCTTGAGTTAGAGGTAAAGGCGCCTAAAGGGAAGATTGAAGTGGCAAGGCCCCATATAGAAATAGATTCATCCAAAGCAAAAGTAAGACTCCCAGTGGTTCAAATTCCCAAAGTTGACATCTCAGCACCCAAAGTTGATGTAGACATTAACCTGCCAGAGGGCAAGTTAGATGTCTCTGATGAAGGAAATACAGACTTGCCCAGGGCTGTCATTGATAGGCCATCTGAAATAAACATTGAGGTTCCAGATGTGAAGCTAAAGATGCCAAAGTTTTCATTTCCAAGATTTGGGACTAAGGGCAAGGAGCATGAACTAGGTATAGATCTGGAAGGGTCTCGTGCATCTGCCAAAAGAGGAGACAGCCTTGAAATTGTATCTGGGGGCCTTGACATCAGCCTAACAGATAGTAAAACAAAAGATAAAGAGGTTAAAATGAAGATGCCAAAATTTAAGATCCCTTCATTTGGAATTTCAAAGAAAGATGTTGATGTTTCAAAACCCAGGGTGGAAGCTGGTATTGCCATTCCAACAATTGATGTGACAGTAAAGAAAGACCGAGCAGAAGTCATGGAGGCTGAGATGAGTGCAGAAAGTCCAGATGGAAAACTTAAGACACCCTTCATTAAAATGCCAAAGTTTAAAATGCCCTCACCTAAAGGGAAAGCCTCTGAAGGTGAAGTAAAAATGGATACTGGAGTGGACATCCAAGGCCCAGATGTTCAAATAAAAATGCCTACTATTGCATTCCCCAAGTTTGGAATGAAAGATGCCATTATTGATTCAGGGACTGATATTTCTTTGCCTAATGCCAAAGTAGGGTTAGTAGGAGGGCTGGAGACATCCCAGGGGACAAGAAAAACTGGCAAAGTTGAAATACCAGCATTAGAAGTTTCTGCACCCCATACAATGCCATCACTACAGATTTCTGTGCCAGGTGTTCAGATTGGGAGTGAAGTCTCGGTACCAAAGCCAGTAGTAGATATTTCTGCTACAGAGTTTAAAGGCCCTCAAGGGGACTTGAGAATACCCCACATGCCATCCATTGACATTTCTTCCCCAAAAGTGGAACTTGACATCAGCTTGCCCAAAACTAAAGCTGACACTGCAGTGGAGCTTGGGGCTGGAGATGAGATTGGCTTAAGCAAGtcagaaacaaaattaaaaatgcctAAAGTGGAACTGCCAAAGTTTGGGACATTGGAAGATAAGGACCAGGATGCTAATGTGGAAGTGAATGGCAAAAAGATTAAAGCCCCTGCCATTAATGTCACAGGTCAGAAGGTAATGTTAGATATTAAAGGGCCTTTGTATGGAACTGAAGATACAGAAGAAACTTTAAAGGGAGCCAAAATTAGGATGCCTAAGCTTGACATTTCTTTGCCTAAAGTCAGGACATCTGATTCAGATTTACCATTTGCAGAAAGAGAGATTGGAATGGAAGGACATGGATTtagagaggaggagatggaaagCAAATTTGCCCTACCATCAGTGGAATTACCCAAAATATCTACTCCCAAGCTCAGAGCTCCTGATGTAGAACTGGACATCAGCCTAGGCACAGAAAGAGACTATTCTCTGGGCAGCAATTCTGGTAGATCGGATGTCCAAATGAAGACACACCAAGTTGAAACGCATGGGCCAGACATTGAAGACTCCAGTTTCAAACTTAAGATGCACAAAATTAAAATGCCTAAATTTGGTGGCCCCAGTGCTGAAGTGAAAGGTATGGAAGGAGACGTCGATTTGGGTCTCTCCAAGATAGGAATCATGAACATTATGCCATCCAAAGTGGAGGGAAGATTTGAAGCACCAAGTGCTGAAGGGGGAATAAAaggtgttaaaataaaaatacctaGGCTTCAAATTGGTTCTTCCAAGGAAAAAACAGAAGAAGATATCTTGTTGGGCACAGAAGGTGAAGCTGTCACAGCAACAACAGATATGAAACCACAAGAAGTAGAAGCTCATGGTGACAGcaggaaatttaaaataaaaatgcccaCATTTGGAATTTCAAGGAGCAGTGTAGATACCAAGGAAGTAGAAGCAGGTACTCGGCCTTCCCATCTGGTCACAGATGAAGCAGAATTCAGATTAAAACTGCCCCACATTTCAATTCCTGATGTTGGGTTTTCAGcaggtgaggggggagagggagaggtagcTTTGGATAGAGGCCAAGCAAAAGCTGGTTATAGTGTGGATGCAAAGTTCAAGGGTCCCAAGGTGGAGTTAGAGCAATCAGCAAGTACTGAAGATCTAGGGGTGGGCTTGGGAGTGCTGGATACCAAGCTGAAAATGCCTAGAATAAAAATGCCTGCCATTGAGATTTCAGGATGGAAGGATAAGACAGATGATGACATGACAGTCGCCCTGGAGGGTAAAAAGGAATTTCAGATGGAGGATCCAGAGGGTAACACACCTCAGTTCAAAATGCCAGGCATAGAAATAGCAGCCCCTAAGATCAAAATGCAGGCAGAATATGCAGCAGATGGGACCAAGTTTGAATCAGGTGTGTCAGGAGACGCAGAAATAGCAGTAAGTGGAAAAGTTAAAATGACTGATAAAGCCCATCAAAAAGGAGACTTTTCTGGTGATGAGGTGGGGAAGATATCGAAAGTCAAGCTGCCAAAATTTGAAATTGACTTGCCAGAAGTTGACCTAGATATTTCATCACCAAAACTCAACGTGGAGACTAAGGATGCTCAAATGAAAGCGGAGCATGAACTCAAAAGCCAAGAAGGAAAAGTGAAGGTACCCAAGGTGAAGAAAGCAGTTTTTGTCCTAGCAAAACCCAAAAAGAAAGAAGCAGACACCTCTTTTGGCCTTCTAAAATCTGATGTAGATGCTGCAGCTGGTTCCATGGAAGGCAAGGTGCACACATCAGAGGTTAAGCTAAAAATGCCAAAGATAAAGATGAAGCCATCATTTGGCATTTCTCGATCCAAGCCAAAAGGGACCCAAGTAAATGGCGAGTTTGATGTCTCTCTGAGAGAAGAAGGCAATGCAGAATTAAGCCTTGAGGACAAAGGGAAATTGTCAAAGCTGAAATTTCCAAAGTTGGGTTTTGCTACTTCCAAACCAGAATCCCTTGATATAAATGTCAATGGCACTGGTCCTTCTAGTTCTTCTGCGCAGATCAATGGAGAACACAACTTATCCTTGCAGGATAACAAAGTGAAGCTTGGGAAACTCAAGTTCCCCAATGTGGAGTTCTCTTCCCCATACAAGACCAAAGAAGTGGATACTGAAATGAGCCAAAACCTGGTCAAAACAGAAGAACCAGCATCCAAAGATGAAACTTTTGGTAGCACCTTCACTGCTGTcaaggccccaaaatttaaatccCCCAAAATATCTTTCTCTGGTTTCAAAAAGAAGGTAGAGAAGGGTGAAGAGTTGGATGCATCAGGAAATCTGGTGACATCACCTGCAAGAACTGAAATGGCCACACTGGAGAAAGGAGGGGATGGAGAAAGCAAGGCAGGAATAGCTAAGATATCCCTTGGGTTTATCACCAGCAAATCGAAAGGAGAATACATAGTAGACAATAGTGAAATCTCTTTGGCCTCTGGAACCAGCAAGGAGGCCACGTCGGCCAAAGCTGTTGACCCaagtgaagcagagagcaaagacaAGTCAGCCAAGTTCAAATTACCAAAATTCTCGCTGAGCCCCAAATCCAGAGGGGTGCTGGAGATAAGGTCTCAGGAGCAGGAAAAGAGGGGCTACTTCCaagagatggaggaggaagggccttCGGGTGGATTCAAGATCAGTATGCCCCAAGTAGGGTTTACAGCCGAAGAGCAGATCATTGAACAGAAGGGGGGGAGCAGCACGAGAATGTACAAGACAAAGAAATTAAATTCAGAGACAGTGAATGAAAAGTCCACCTCCATCTGA